From the genome of Pseudomonas putida:
GCACCCAGTTGTCACGGGTGACCGGGGAATGGTTCGCGGCGGCGGGGCTGTACCCCACGCCGCGCATCGAACTGAACTACAACGATGCGATCAAGAGCCTGGTGGGTGCGGGCTATGGTGCCACCCTGTTACCCCAGGAGGGCGCGGCTACCGAGCTCGACCCGCGCATCGTGCGCCGGCCCTTGCGGCCAGGGCTGTGGCGCCAGCTCGGTATCGCTTGCCGCGAAGGCCAGCCGGAGCGGGCCACGGCACATGTGCTGGAAGCACTGGCGCGCTTGCAGGAGTAAGGCTCAGAACCAGCGGTCGTTCTTCTTGCGACCACGGGTCAGGGCCGGCAGGATCAGGCCTGCCAGCAGGCCGGCACCGGCGATGCTGCCGCCATAGACCATGTAGCGCATCATCACCTGCTTGTTTTCGTCGCCCAGGCGCGCCTGGGTGTCACGCAGGTTGGACTGGCTCTGGTCGAGCTGTTCGCCCAGGGCCTTGTTGCGCGCTTCCAGTTCGTCGATCAACTTCTTGCGCGAGTCGAGGGTTTCCTGCATGCCCTGAACGCGGTTCTTCCAGCTGTCGTCGATGGTCTTGAGCTGTCCGGACAGTTCCGCCACCTGGGCATCGAGCTGCGGCAGACGCTCGCTCTGGCCCGGGACCGACTGCAGGTCGTTGGTGAGGATCCATACCAGGTCGCCGTTCTGCCCGCGGACCTGGCTGTAGTTGCCCTGGCTACCGACCAGGGAGAGCTTTTGCCCGGACTTGAGCGTGCCGACGATGCGATGCCCGTCGGTGGGGCCGCTGCGCACGTAGGTACTCAGGCTGTCGCTGACCCAGCGCGCGTCGCTGGCCGGCTCTTCGGCGTGCGCCGGGATGGCCAGGGCCACCAGGGCGGCGATGAGGCTGCCACGCAGCACGGGGAGGGCGGGGGAAGCGGGGCGGGATTCGGGCATGTGGGGTCTTCGCTGCAACAGGACAAAAATAGGCCCGGTGATTGGGCCGACGAACCGGTCGATGGATTGACCGCCAGGCAAAGACCGTTTTTTTGTAGGCAGGTTCACTGCTTGGTGTCGGAAATGTCTGCAGGATGTTGCGAACTAGTGGTATCGAGGGGTAGGGCAACGTCAGCCCGTCGATTCAGTTTTCCCCAAGTATGGGAGTGTTTACTCAGCGCACGGCACATCCCGCACCATGCAGCCAGGTACTCGATCAGGTCAATCAGCCATCCCGCTCTGAAGTCAGCAGAAGGAGAGTTAAGCCCCCTGGCCGTCCGGCCTGCCACCTCCACGCGCCAGGCCCAATGGGTATAGGCGTAACCAGCAAGAATATTTGCGAGTACAGCCGTTAGGTAAATACCAGGCCAAAGAGAGCAATTGGGGCTAGCGAGGCCGATAAATCCGTAGAGCAGTAGCACTAAGGACACCGGAAGGCAAGTAAGCGGTATGAGTAGGTCGTTAATGAATCCGTATAGCACGATTGTACGGTTTCTATTACTGCCTCCG
Proteins encoded in this window:
- a CDS encoding TIGR04211 family SH3 domain-containing protein, whose product is MPESRPASPALPVLRGSLIAALVALAIPAHAEEPASDARWVSDSLSTYVRSGPTDGHRIVGTLKSGQKLSLVGSQGNYSQVRGQNGDLVWILTNDLQSVPGQSERLPQLDAQVAELSGQLKTIDDSWKNRVQGMQETLDSRKKLIDELEARNKALGEQLDQSQSNLRDTQARLGDENKQVMMRYMVYGGSIAGAGLLAGLILPALTRGRKKNDRWF